In Microbacterium binotii, one DNA window encodes the following:
- a CDS encoding PGN_0703 family putative restriction endonuclease, which translates to MRETVITKSVTLGALGDQPRLSEPKHARRARFHQSWYRAVRLGVPGWGKTPMGRPLGSILPVAAAAAGRNFTSPEAEAMFVKRRTLGWGVDPVRMTSHMTSSQALLMNLFGPLADDPDWLLEVLCIVLARPDLTEVLDVAVEFAPPKRNHYLGDMTRVDAFVKLAVEGGIEGLVLELKYADRFSSRRLPLSESPRYRDLAESTGLWRSSGLTFSDGPVNQLVRCHALGARTLQVDLGATVPVTLMLVHHPLDLSAGPVLDEYRRQLANPKLATRVDLERFLETALASAPGVKQAQGIRTLQLRYISHEESEALWHEHLAATHPTRRR; encoded by the coding sequence CGTCATAACCAAGTCGGTCACGCTGGGCGCGCTTGGAGATCAACCGCGTTTGTCGGAGCCGAAGCACGCCCGCCGCGCCCGCTTCCATCAGTCCTGGTACCGAGCAGTTCGGCTTGGTGTTCCTGGCTGGGGCAAGACCCCTATGGGACGACCCCTCGGCAGCATCCTTCCGGTGGCCGCCGCCGCAGCCGGGAGGAACTTCACCTCACCCGAAGCCGAGGCGATGTTCGTGAAGCGTCGGACGCTGGGATGGGGCGTTGATCCTGTCCGGATGACCAGCCACATGACCTCAAGCCAAGCGCTACTCATGAACCTGTTCGGACCGCTCGCCGACGATCCGGACTGGCTACTCGAAGTCCTCTGCATCGTGCTTGCTCGGCCCGACCTGACTGAGGTGCTCGATGTCGCGGTTGAGTTCGCACCGCCAAAGCGTAATCACTACCTCGGTGACATGACACGGGTTGATGCCTTCGTGAAGCTTGCAGTGGAGGGTGGTATCGAGGGCCTCGTCCTGGAACTCAAGTACGCGGACCGGTTCAGCAGTCGAAGGCTGCCACTCTCGGAGAGTCCTCGGTATCGCGACCTTGCCGAATCCACCGGCCTCTGGAGATCTTCCGGCCTCACCTTCTCCGATGGCCCGGTGAACCAACTTGTGCGCTGCCACGCGCTCGGCGCGCGCACCCTGCAGGTCGATCTTGGAGCAACCGTGCCGGTCACGCTCATGCTCGTGCACCATCCGCTCGACTTGAGCGCTGGCCCCGTCCTTGATGAGTACCGTCGCCAGCTCGCCAATCCGAAGCTCGCGACGCGTGTCGATCTTGAGCGCTTCCTAGAGACTGCGCTCGCCTCGGCTCCTGGCGTCAAGCAGGCTCAAGGTATCCGCACGCTTCAACTGCGCTATATCAGCCACGAAGAGAGCGAGGCTCTTTGGCACGAGCACCTCGCGGCAACTCACCCCACCAGGCGGAGGTGA
- a CDS encoding DUF2357 domain-containing protein: MAQLARLETDALVVEINGSSEFPVALQSRPDLTITPHFAATLNGSPVETAARPVLFEERNYELIVRSKLPGFQPVSTFRDPTLIVQRTVVAEADLLALTVRFRGQVGRTDFSFRAGDEMLVIEAEVFPSKIDYVEDYEELLEGVAAVRRTLILEYLRGTYRQARANRDETGSGIEWLTLLRIHLGALNAAIQYINSSARRALVREDAATPLYRVRGSSAGATRAVVRGLGFGDFQNVPGVGPVRSQIQVSRAFESLDTFEHRWIRSRLKFVHARLLELESEQAARVQRSVERTGKRPPRLDAELSEIGELKELVGQFLLSPVISSATIEVPASATSLQLQSAIGYSQAYSVLSVLSAALAGADDGTDQYSTSDLNDLYETWCFLKVAQVTAELLGTEVDFSELIPTDSAGLRFTLRKGLSRSVKLPGKFVQAALAYNPAFDVPTGIQKPDIVLRVVASGGLDIMIVLDAKYRIVGSPEYIKQFGAAGAPIDAVNQLHRYRDAIQVLDGKNEPIRPVVAGVALFPWPMSGMDYKLRDSADEVGIGALPLLPGNDRDLRAWLTSLFESLGLTVLDDHRRHLRLVG, from the coding sequence GTGGCCCAGCTTGCCCGCCTCGAAACCGACGCGCTGGTCGTTGAGATCAACGGCTCCTCGGAGTTTCCGGTGGCGCTCCAGTCTCGCCCGGACCTGACAATCACGCCGCACTTCGCGGCGACACTCAACGGCTCACCGGTCGAGACTGCGGCCAGGCCGGTGCTCTTCGAGGAACGCAACTACGAGCTGATCGTCCGCAGCAAGCTCCCTGGCTTTCAACCGGTGAGCACATTCCGCGACCCGACGTTGATCGTTCAGCGCACCGTCGTCGCTGAGGCGGACTTGCTGGCGCTCACGGTGCGATTCCGGGGGCAGGTCGGGCGGACCGACTTCTCCTTCCGTGCAGGTGACGAGATGCTGGTCATCGAGGCCGAGGTGTTCCCCTCGAAGATCGACTACGTTGAGGACTACGAGGAGCTTCTGGAGGGAGTCGCCGCGGTCCGCCGCACGCTCATCCTTGAGTACCTACGTGGGACCTATCGGCAGGCAAGAGCGAACCGCGACGAGACCGGCTCGGGTATTGAGTGGTTGACCTTGCTGCGCATCCACCTCGGTGCACTTAACGCCGCAATCCAGTACATCAACTCATCGGCGCGGCGAGCGCTGGTGCGCGAAGATGCGGCAACGCCCCTATACCGGGTTCGTGGCTCCAGTGCGGGCGCCACGCGCGCAGTAGTGCGCGGGCTCGGGTTCGGAGACTTCCAAAATGTTCCGGGCGTTGGGCCGGTGCGCTCGCAGATTCAAGTGTCCCGCGCCTTCGAATCGCTCGATACGTTTGAGCACCGCTGGATCCGGTCTCGCCTCAAGTTCGTGCATGCTCGCTTGCTCGAACTCGAGTCCGAGCAGGCGGCGCGGGTGCAACGCTCGGTAGAGCGGACCGGCAAGCGGCCCCCGCGTCTCGACGCGGAACTTTCGGAGATCGGCGAGCTCAAGGAACTCGTCGGGCAGTTCTTGCTCTCGCCGGTTATCTCGTCCGCCACTATCGAGGTTCCTGCGTCAGCGACGTCGCTGCAGCTTCAGAGCGCGATCGGGTACAGCCAGGCGTACAGCGTGCTGTCCGTACTCAGCGCTGCGCTCGCTGGCGCCGACGACGGCACCGACCAGTACTCGACGTCAGACCTCAACGATCTGTACGAGACGTGGTGCTTCCTTAAGGTGGCCCAAGTGACGGCCGAGCTACTCGGTACCGAAGTGGACTTCTCTGAGCTGATACCGACGGACAGTGCGGGCTTGCGTTTCACACTCCGCAAGGGGCTCTCGCGCTCGGTGAAGCTCCCCGGCAAGTTCGTGCAGGCTGCGCTCGCCTACAACCCAGCGTTCGACGTCCCGACTGGCATTCAGAAGCCCGACATCGTGCTTCGCGTCGTGGCATCAGGCGGTTTGGATATCATGATCGTGCTCGACGCCAAGTACCGCATCGTCGGGTCGCCCGAGTACATAAAGCAGTTCGGTGCGGCGGGGGCGCCCATCGACGCGGTCAATCAACTCCACCGGTACCGGGATGCCATCCAGGTGCTCGATGGTAAGAACGAGCCGATCCGGCCAGTCGTCGCCGGCGTGGCGCTGTTTCCATGGCCGATGTCAGGGATGGACTACAAGCTGCGCGATTCTGCTGACGAGGTTGGCATCGGAGCCCTTCCGCTTCTGCCAGGGAACGACCGGGACCTCCGCGCCTGGCTGACAAGCCTCTTCGAGTCGCTTGGCTTGACTGTCCTAGACGACCACCGCCGTCACCTCCGCCTGGTGGGGTGA
- a CDS encoding McrB family protein, translating into MSDVADVDDYLPAAPVAAAPVSQPAATASTVALSTVDIQAVLDYIEARGFHFAPWQVASYITAIRTKPFVILAGVSGTGKSALPRLVADATGAVATTVPVRPDWNDSSELLGYKNLKSDFEPGHLLQFAREAAKNPDKQYFFLLDEMNIARPEYYFAEVLSRIEEAGVLLEGAPVTPLKQDAGDEWGRVGIPSNLAIVGSVNMDETTFGFSRKVLDRAFVIEFSDVDLSLIGGGVSAPAAQQWHSDAWRREGAALARHPRRSESSVVRVIETLTELNDLLQPAQLHFGYRVRDEIAMFVLAAEQQPDQFESTEGGQIDPLDLAISMKVLPRIQGSGPTISNLLKQLGEWAQPSGGAASAFPVSAQRIDIMQRRLVETGFTNYWT; encoded by the coding sequence GTGTCCGACGTTGCCGACGTCGACGACTACCTTCCCGCGGCCCCGGTTGCCGCGGCGCCGGTAAGTCAGCCCGCCGCCACAGCCAGCACGGTCGCGCTGAGTACCGTCGACATCCAAGCGGTACTCGACTACATCGAAGCGCGTGGTTTCCACTTCGCACCCTGGCAGGTCGCGTCGTACATCACGGCAATACGCACTAAGCCGTTTGTTATCCTCGCCGGCGTCTCGGGGACCGGCAAGAGTGCCCTCCCGCGTCTGGTCGCCGATGCAACGGGAGCCGTCGCGACGACCGTCCCGGTGCGTCCGGACTGGAACGACAGCAGTGAGCTGCTTGGGTACAAGAACCTGAAGAGTGATTTCGAACCCGGCCATCTGCTGCAGTTTGCGCGCGAGGCAGCCAAGAACCCGGACAAGCAGTATTTCTTCCTGCTCGACGAGATGAACATCGCTCGCCCCGAGTACTACTTCGCTGAGGTGCTGTCCCGCATTGAGGAAGCCGGCGTCCTGCTCGAAGGTGCACCCGTAACGCCGCTCAAGCAAGACGCTGGTGACGAGTGGGGGCGGGTCGGCATCCCGAGCAACCTTGCCATCGTGGGTTCGGTCAACATGGACGAGACGACCTTCGGGTTCTCGCGGAAGGTTCTCGACCGAGCCTTCGTCATCGAGTTCTCAGATGTGGACCTGAGCCTGATCGGGGGTGGTGTTTCGGCGCCGGCAGCCCAGCAGTGGCATTCGGACGCCTGGCGTCGAGAGGGCGCGGCACTTGCCCGCCACCCGCGCCGAAGCGAGTCGAGCGTCGTCCGGGTCATCGAGACGCTCACGGAGCTCAACGACCTGCTTCAGCCCGCGCAGTTGCACTTTGGCTACCGCGTGCGCGACGAGATCGCGATGTTCGTCCTAGCCGCCGAGCAGCAGCCCGACCAGTTCGAGTCGACGGAGGGCGGCCAAATCGACCCGCTGGATCTGGCGATCTCGATGAAGGTACTGCCGCGTATTCAGGGATCCGGACCGACTATCTCGAATCTGCTGAAGCAGCTCGGTGAGTGGGCGCAGCCCAGCGGTGGCGCCGCTTCGGCCTTCCCGGTATCCGCCCAACGCATCGACATCATGCAGCGCAGGCTCGTCGAAACCGGCTTCACCAACTACTGGACGTAG
- a CDS encoding DNA-methyltransferase, with translation MAKIIPLPPSRASVEGGRLKRTPANQALNPVATPQTFFTEGDLPEAAHYADDRSMIFKGDVLTELQRLIDSGIQVDAIVTSPPYYGQRDYGEDGQMGLEAHPRQFIDGLVEVFDLCRQVLKDTGSLWINIGDTYWSGKGAHKSGEVKQGARRFGLRPQDRPGDGLWARPKQLLLIPHRLAIALQDDGWLVRNDNVWVKPNPIPDQVRDRSSMSKEYVFHLTKSRWYYYDRHPVGRRMASGSILPPLDTWITNTARGKSFHKATFSEDLVRTPILATTPPGGVVLDPFNGSGTTMAFARRHGFRSIGIDISEEYCDIAADRLKAIKHRDDEEA, from the coding sequence ATGGCGAAGATCATCCCACTGCCACCGAGCAGGGCGTCGGTCGAGGGAGGGCGCCTCAAGCGCACCCCGGCGAACCAGGCACTCAACCCCGTTGCCACTCCTCAGACATTCTTCACCGAGGGTGACCTGCCCGAAGCTGCACACTACGCCGATGACCGGTCGATGATCTTCAAGGGTGACGTCCTTACCGAGCTGCAGCGCCTCATCGACTCGGGCATTCAGGTCGACGCGATCGTGACGTCTCCTCCGTACTACGGGCAGCGGGACTACGGGGAAGACGGGCAGATGGGTCTCGAAGCACACCCACGTCAGTTCATTGATGGGCTGGTCGAGGTCTTCGACCTCTGCCGGCAGGTGCTCAAGGACACCGGCTCGCTGTGGATCAATATCGGCGACACCTATTGGAGCGGCAAGGGCGCCCACAAGAGTGGCGAGGTCAAACAGGGCGCACGGCGATTTGGCCTCCGACCGCAAGATCGCCCAGGCGACGGCCTATGGGCGCGGCCGAAGCAGCTTCTACTCATTCCTCACCGCCTCGCCATAGCCCTGCAGGATGACGGCTGGCTTGTGCGCAATGACAACGTCTGGGTAAAGCCCAATCCGATTCCCGATCAGGTGCGTGACCGCTCTTCGATGTCTAAGGAGTACGTCTTCCATCTAACGAAGAGCCGGTGGTACTACTACGACCGGCATCCGGTAGGAAGGAGGATGGCGTCGGGCAGCATCCTTCCGCCCCTCGATACCTGGATCACAAACACCGCCCGGGGGAAGTCGTTCCATAAGGCAACGTTCTCTGAGGACTTGGTGCGTACACCGATCTTGGCGACCACTCCGCCGGGCGGCGTCGTACTCGATCCCTTCAATGGGTCGGGGACGACCATGGCATTTGCACGTCGTCACGGCTTCCGTTCCATCGGCATCGACATCAGTGAGGAGTACTGCGACATCGCCGCCGATAGGCTGAAGGCGATTAAGCACCGTGACGACGAGGAGGCGTAG
- a CDS encoding FRG domain-containing protein: MVLPQTEDLDNVRRSFWRDRAINDRASITSVEQLWKFLGDGKRRLGAWDLKDGINLFFRGQSNISYGVSNSLYRAVRASKGGGERVSELDLFRAEQAAIELLRAEGLGRHMTDGQLLMLMQHHLMPTRLIDVSRTPHEALYFAVESAEDTDGLLFLINPHEPIERSEAKLHKEQSLPWERYVRGTRQATKDWTNQVWLVDHLSLDARMHAQNGVFLAGGLARRYKGIRYNDVRPGATGPVTGEIHADVSSYSINWLRSVTAAPNTRWGASGWVVRIESGWKRPLRERLKREKGIWFDSIYPPVDEVSRLVKHVIAKVTASD; the protein is encoded by the coding sequence GTGGTACTGCCGCAAACGGAAGATCTGGATAACGTCAGACGGAGCTTCTGGCGAGACCGAGCCATCAATGACCGGGCGTCGATCACGTCCGTCGAACAGCTCTGGAAGTTCTTGGGGGATGGTAAACGCCGGCTCGGGGCGTGGGATCTGAAGGATGGAATCAACCTCTTCTTCCGGGGCCAGTCGAACATCTCCTACGGGGTATCCAACTCGCTGTACAGGGCGGTACGCGCCTCGAAGGGCGGGGGCGAGCGCGTGAGCGAGCTCGATCTCTTTCGTGCGGAGCAGGCGGCCATCGAGTTGCTACGAGCCGAGGGCCTCGGACGTCATATGACGGACGGTCAACTATTGATGTTGATGCAGCACCACCTCATGCCCACCCGATTAATCGATGTCTCGCGGACGCCGCACGAAGCTCTTTACTTCGCGGTGGAGTCAGCTGAGGACACGGACGGCCTGCTCTTCCTGATCAATCCACATGAGCCAATCGAGCGATCGGAGGCCAAGCTCCACAAAGAGCAGTCGTTGCCCTGGGAACGGTACGTCAGAGGTACAAGACAGGCCACGAAGGATTGGACTAACCAAGTATGGCTTGTGGATCATCTCTCGCTTGATGCCCGGATGCACGCCCAGAATGGCGTCTTTCTCGCAGGTGGGCTTGCGCGCCGATACAAAGGAATTCGGTACAACGATGTGCGCCCTGGCGCGACAGGCCCAGTGACCGGTGAGATCCATGCCGATGTCAGTTCGTACTCCATCAACTGGCTTCGGAGTGTGACAGCTGCCCCCAACACGCGTTGGGGCGCTAGCGGATGGGTAGTGCGGATCGAGAGTGGTTGGAAGCGGCCCTTACGCGAACGGTTGAAGCGCGAGAAGGGAATCTGGTTTGATTCGATCTACCCTCCTGTGGATGAAGTCAGCCGTCTCGTGAAGCACGTCATCGCGAAGGTGACTGCCTCGGACTGA
- a CDS encoding alpha/beta hydrolase family protein, with amino-acid sequence MIWYPTHDRARVGEQRIAIFRTGRYAVDRDAPRVADGLHPLVVVSHGTGGSAASIAWLCQRLAAAGFIVAAVNHHGGTAAERGGLTLPGAVLWWERATDVSRVIDKVLADPAFGVRVDPTRISVAGFSIGAYTALAVAGARLQIDRWRPYCDARGTDSSLCRVPPEAGFRIDEVWDFLDNDPLAIESLTRADLDYRDERVRAVAAIAPVTVPLLEEASLATVTAPVHVFAASDDDQSTLDADVRPLVRSLLSSELTVIDGAGHYTFLSEGTLAGRLLARRFVADGPGVSRRRIHDRVAAEAAALFDGRHG; translated from the coding sequence ATGATCTGGTACCCGACCCACGACCGGGCGCGCGTCGGCGAGCAGCGCATCGCGATCTTTCGGACCGGTCGGTACGCCGTGGATCGCGATGCTCCACGTGTGGCGGACGGGCTGCATCCGCTCGTCGTGGTCTCGCACGGCACCGGGGGTTCCGCCGCCAGCATCGCCTGGTTGTGCCAGAGGCTCGCCGCGGCGGGCTTCATCGTGGCCGCGGTCAACCACCATGGCGGCACCGCGGCCGAGCGAGGCGGCCTGACGCTCCCGGGCGCCGTCCTGTGGTGGGAGCGGGCCACGGACGTCTCGCGCGTGATCGACAAGGTGCTCGCCGACCCCGCGTTCGGGGTCCGCGTCGACCCGACACGGATCTCCGTGGCGGGATTCTCGATCGGCGCGTACACCGCCCTCGCTGTCGCCGGCGCACGCTTGCAGATCGATCGGTGGCGGCCGTATTGCGACGCGCGCGGCACAGACTCCTCGTTGTGCCGGGTCCCGCCGGAGGCCGGGTTCCGCATCGACGAGGTGTGGGACTTCCTCGACAACGATCCGCTCGCGATCGAATCATTGACCCGAGCCGACCTCGACTACCGGGACGAACGTGTGAGAGCAGTTGCGGCGATCGCGCCCGTCACCGTTCCCCTGCTCGAGGAGGCATCGCTGGCGACGGTCACCGCCCCGGTGCACGTGTTCGCCGCATCGGATGACGATCAGAGCACCCTTGACGCAGACGTCCGACCGCTCGTCCGCTCGTTGCTGAGCAGTGAGCTCACCGTCATCGACGGCGCCGGGCACTACACCTTTCTCAGCGAAGGCACCCTCGCCGGACGGCTCCTCGCCCGGCGCTTCGTGGCGGACGGGCCGGGCGTCTCACGGCGACGCATCCACGATCGCGTCGCTGCGGAGGCGGCTGCCCTCTTCGACGGGCGGCACGGTTGA
- a CDS encoding dihydrofolate reductase family protein — protein MRELSYYVAVSLDGFIADPGGGFDAFLIEGDHSSVLFEEYADALPAHAHAAMGIEPPRTRFDTVIMGWNTLAPALEAGIDSPYPHLRQIVASRRAREVAPAISLTADPLATVRSLKEEDGLGIWLCGGGELAGTLLPEIDRLILKRHPVAFGRGIPLFGNAPYAPRPFDLIRTRAFGSGVVVEEYASPAIVSADRMSH, from the coding sequence ATGCGAGAGCTTTCCTACTACGTCGCCGTCAGCCTTGACGGCTTCATCGCCGACCCGGGCGGCGGGTTCGACGCCTTTCTCATCGAGGGCGATCACTCCTCGGTCCTCTTCGAGGAGTACGCCGACGCGCTGCCCGCGCACGCGCACGCGGCAATGGGCATCGAACCGCCGCGAACCAGATTCGACACCGTGATCATGGGGTGGAACACCCTCGCGCCCGCACTGGAGGCCGGCATCGACAGCCCCTACCCGCACCTGCGCCAGATCGTCGCCAGCCGCCGAGCGCGCGAGGTCGCACCGGCGATCTCGCTCACCGCCGATCCCCTCGCCACCGTCCGCAGCCTCAAAGAGGAAGACGGGCTGGGCATCTGGCTGTGCGGCGGTGGTGAGCTCGCGGGCACCCTGCTGCCGGAGATCGACCGTCTCATCCTGAAACGCCACCCCGTCGCGTTCGGGCGCGGGATCCCTCTCTTCGGCAACGCCCCCTACGCACCGCGCCCGTTCGATCTCATCCGCACTCGCGCCTTCGGCTCGGGCGTCGTCGTCGAGGAGTACGCGTCACCCGCGATCGTCTCCGCCGACAGAATGTCCCACTGA
- a CDS encoding TetR/AcrR family transcriptional regulator — translation MVRNDERRSALADAGIRVLAEEGARGLTHRAVDAIAGTPRGTASNYFPTRGDLISALVNRIEERLTPDPDAIASRDSRSPDKVLFADYLRDVVRRLSADPHVSLALFELRLEAARKPAVAAALGAWRQRAFLDDVAFNEAAGLPGGRTEIALLHFAIDGLLLDHLTVPLDAGLTVEAAVDELVDRILP, via the coding sequence ATGGTTCGAAACGACGAACGCCGTTCTGCCCTCGCCGACGCGGGGATCCGCGTGCTCGCGGAAGAAGGAGCGAGGGGACTCACCCATCGGGCGGTGGATGCCATCGCCGGCACCCCCCGCGGCACCGCGTCCAATTACTTCCCCACACGCGGAGACCTCATCTCCGCATTGGTGAATCGCATCGAAGAGCGGCTGACTCCCGACCCTGACGCCATTGCGTCACGCGATTCCCGCTCACCCGACAAGGTGCTGTTCGCGGACTACCTGCGCGACGTGGTGCGGCGCCTGAGCGCCGACCCGCACGTCTCGCTCGCTCTCTTCGAGCTCCGGCTCGAAGCGGCGCGCAAGCCCGCTGTCGCCGCGGCGTTAGGAGCCTGGCGGCAGCGCGCCTTCCTCGACGACGTCGCGTTCAACGAGGCCGCCGGGCTTCCCGGAGGGCGGACCGAGATCGCACTGCTCCACTTCGCGATCGACGGGCTCCTGCTCGACCATCTCACAGTGCCGCTCGACGCCGGTCTCACGGTCGAGGCGGCCGTGGATGAGCTCGTCGATCGGATCCTTCCGTAG
- a CDS encoding LysR family transcriptional regulator: MAKTSAGISLQQLHYFVEVAAEGSISAAADLLYVSQPTMSAAMKDLEARVGRALLIRSARGVTLTADGTEFLGYARQVVEQVALLEQRYLGRPPARRLLGVSTQHYSFAVDAFVRMVKSFGAAEYEFSLRETRTWDIIEDVRTLRSEIGILYRDDVNRNVINKLLRDAGLAFHPLFFAEPHIFISRKNPLAARGRATLDDLADLPRLTFDQGANNSFYLAEEILSTLSAKQEIRVSDRATIFNLMIGLGGYTISTGIISDDLDPEIVAVPLEVDERIEIGWIGQAALGLTEQAQRYLDEVRAVVSSFGVEVSG, from the coding sequence ATGGCAAAGACCTCCGCGGGCATCTCGCTGCAACAGCTCCACTACTTCGTGGAGGTGGCGGCGGAGGGATCCATCTCCGCCGCGGCCGATCTGCTCTACGTCTCGCAGCCCACGATGTCGGCGGCGATGAAGGACCTGGAGGCCCGCGTCGGACGGGCCCTCCTCATCCGGTCGGCACGGGGCGTGACGCTCACCGCCGACGGCACCGAGTTCCTCGGCTACGCACGGCAGGTCGTCGAGCAGGTCGCGCTCCTCGAACAGCGCTACCTCGGCCGGCCGCCGGCCCGACGCCTGCTCGGCGTTTCCACGCAGCACTACTCGTTCGCCGTGGACGCGTTCGTGCGGATGGTGAAGAGCTTCGGCGCGGCCGAGTACGAGTTCTCGCTGCGTGAGACGCGCACGTGGGACATCATCGAGGACGTCCGCACGCTCCGCAGCGAGATCGGCATCCTGTACCGCGATGACGTCAACCGGAACGTCATCAACAAGCTGCTCCGCGATGCGGGGCTGGCCTTCCATCCGTTGTTCTTCGCCGAACCGCACATCTTCATCTCGCGGAAGAACCCGCTCGCCGCCCGGGGTCGCGCAACGCTCGACGACCTCGCCGATCTGCCGCGACTCACCTTCGATCAGGGCGCGAACAACTCGTTCTACCTCGCCGAGGAGATCCTCTCCACCCTCTCCGCGAAGCAGGAGATCCGGGTGTCCGATCGCGCGACCATCTTCAACCTCATGATCGGGCTCGGCGGCTACACGATCTCCACCGGCATCATCAGCGACGACCTCGATCCCGAGATCGTCGCCGTCCCCCTCGAGGTTGACGAGAGGATCGAGATCGGCTGGATCGGTCAGGCCGCCCTCGGGCTCACCGAGCAGGCGCAGCGCTACCTCGACGAGGTGCGGGCCGTGGTGTCGAGCTTCGGTGTGGAGGTGTCGGGGTAG
- a CDS encoding putative oxygenase MesX yields the protein MTNELTFRISTTPFDEDYSPSADSRATTNFANLARGEDRQQNLRSVLTMIDRRCNDLARWDNPNGDRYAIELEIVSVDAALVVDGEERHFPLLEVLDVHIRDSHTGIRHHGIVGNNFSSYVRDYDFSVRLPAVTADAGAFTVPDDFGVLHGALFQAFLDSDAYRERFEAPPVICISVSTSKTYRRTDNTHPVLGVEYLQSDYSLTDEYFSRMGLRVRYFMPAGSAAPLAFYFRGDLANDYTNLQLIGTISTMESFQKIYRPEIYNANAAAGSVYRPSLEHGDFSRTRVDYDRVERAQLAITQGTYAAEHFLTPYGDVLARWAGLEPALAR from the coding sequence ATGACGAACGAGCTCACGTTCCGTATCTCCACGACACCGTTCGACGAGGACTACTCGCCCTCCGCCGACTCCCGTGCCACGACGAACTTCGCCAACCTCGCCCGGGGGGAGGACCGGCAGCAGAATCTCCGCAGCGTGCTCACGATGATCGATCGCCGGTGCAACGACCTCGCCCGGTGGGACAACCCGAACGGCGACCGGTACGCCATCGAGCTCGAGATCGTCTCGGTGGATGCGGCGCTGGTCGTCGACGGGGAGGAGCGCCACTTCCCGCTGCTCGAGGTGCTCGACGTCCACATCCGCGACTCGCACACCGGCATCCGGCATCACGGGATCGTCGGCAACAACTTCTCGTCCTACGTCCGCGACTACGACTTCAGCGTGCGTCTTCCCGCCGTCACCGCGGATGCCGGCGCGTTCACCGTGCCCGACGACTTCGGTGTCCTGCACGGCGCGCTGTTCCAGGCGTTCCTGGACTCGGACGCCTATCGTGAGCGCTTCGAGGCGCCCCCGGTGATCTGCATCAGCGTCTCGACGAGCAAGACGTACCGCCGCACCGACAACACGCATCCGGTGCTCGGTGTCGAGTACCTCCAGAGCGACTATTCGCTGACCGACGAGTACTTCTCCCGGATGGGGCTGCGGGTGCGCTACTTCATGCCCGCGGGCAGCGCGGCGCCGCTCGCGTTCTATTTCCGCGGCGACCTGGCCAACGACTACACCAATCTGCAGCTCATCGGCACGATCAGCACGATGGAGAGCTTCCAGAAGATCTACCGCCCAGAGATCTACAACGCGAACGCGGCGGCAGGTAGCGTCTACCGCCCGAGCCTGGAGCACGGCGACTTCTCGCGTACGCGGGTCGACTACGACCGCGTCGAGCGCGCGCAGCTGGCGATCACACAGGGCACCTACGCCGCCGAGCACTTCCTGACGCCCTACGGCGATGTGCTCGCACGGTGGGCCGGTCTCGAGCCGGCGCTCGCGCGATGA